A genomic region of Sporomusaceae bacterium contains the following coding sequences:
- the bfr gene encoding bacterioferritin, which produces MKGNPKLIETLNSLLADELTAINQYIVHSEMCANWGYSKLHDQFEKRAIGEMKHAETLIARILFLEGIPIVSKLKDIHIGADIPKQLANDHAAEEGAIAAYNAAIKLAGEVNDFATREILEHILQDEDEHIDKIEELQDQVGHMTLPIFLTTQV; this is translated from the coding sequence ATGAAAGGCAACCCGAAACTTATCGAAACCCTCAACTCGCTCCTCGCCGACGAACTCACAGCCATCAACCAGTACATCGTCCACTCCGAGATGTGCGCTAACTGGGGCTACAGCAAGCTCCACGACCAATTCGAAAAACGGGCCATCGGCGAAATGAAACACGCCGAAACGCTCATCGCCCGCATCCTCTTCCTCGAGGGCATCCCCATCGTCTCCAAACTCAAAGACATCCACATCGGCGCCGACATCCCCAAACAACTCGCCAACGACCACGCCGCCGAAGAAGGCGCCATCGCCGCCTACAACGCCGCCATCAAGCTCGCCGGCGAAGTCAACGACTTCGCCACCCGCGAAATCCTCGAACACATCCTCCAGGACGAAGACGAGCACATCGACAAAATCGAAGAACTCCAGGACCAGGTTGGCCATATGACCCTGCCGATCTTCCTCACCACCCAAGTCTGA
- a CDS encoding substrate-binding domain-containing protein has protein sequence MCNLRNALLAAILSLILVAGCSGAGNAPSPAKPGADAKPAASGRFIVAGSGTNLPITGKLADAYNKKTGAAAVEVPKSIGTDGAVKAVQAGALELGLVSRPLTDAEKASGLVEIPYARVAIIFAAHPGVPDTDISHDDIVKIYRGEKTSWRDGRPIVVLIRGMHDSSNIILYGLIPGYADVIKDSIAQKRWQVMYHDIDMAEALRAKQGAFGHTDSAEIKINAGIKPLAIGGVAPTDDNIRSGRYPYVKPLSFIHKGPLSERATAFIAFVHSPEGQTIITDNGGTPLQ, from the coding sequence ATGTGCAACCTCCGCAACGCCCTGCTCGCCGCGATCCTCAGCCTCATCCTCGTCGCCGGCTGCTCAGGCGCAGGCAACGCCCCCTCGCCCGCCAAACCCGGCGCCGACGCCAAGCCCGCCGCCTCCGGCCGCTTCATCGTCGCCGGCTCAGGCACCAACCTGCCCATCACCGGCAAACTCGCCGACGCCTACAACAAAAAAACGGGCGCCGCCGCTGTCGAAGTGCCGAAAAGCATCGGCACCGACGGAGCCGTCAAAGCCGTCCAGGCCGGCGCCCTCGAACTCGGCCTCGTCTCCCGGCCCCTCACCGACGCCGAAAAAGCCTCCGGCCTCGTCGAAATCCCCTACGCCCGCGTCGCCATAATCTTCGCCGCCCACCCTGGCGTCCCCGACACCGACATAAGCCACGACGACATCGTCAAAATCTATCGTGGCGAAAAAACCTCCTGGCGCGACGGCCGGCCCATCGTCGTCCTCATCCGCGGCATGCACGACAGCTCCAATATCATACTATACGGCCTCATCCCCGGCTATGCCGACGTCATAAAAGACTCCATCGCCCAAAAACGCTGGCAAGTAATGTACCACGACATCGACATGGCCGAAGCCCTCCGCGCCAAACAGGGCGCCTTCGGTCACACCGACTCCGCCGAAATCAAAATCAACGCCGGCATCAAACCACTCGCCATCGGCGGCGTCGCCCCCACCGACGACAACATCAGAAGCGGCCGCTACCCCTACGTCAAACCGCTCTCCTTCATCCACAAAGGCCCCCTCAGCGAACGCGCCACAGCCTTCATCGCCTTCGTCCACTCGCCTGAAGGCCAGACCATCATAACCGACAACGGCGGTACGCCGCTACAATAG
- a CDS encoding diguanylate cyclase, protein MIDRIGFSRQFAKRMRLLAVVTWIIISIAMPATYLALSYGDRHRSADLRGELLADNIKQAIHDNPELWHFDIPRFLEVAHRFPDSEPIVSVRIFTDTGVLAYEEKSGPAAILDMTTRTPIRYNNRVYGTLEIVESIDHLFLSSFLALSLFCLLGAAIAYTIYRFPLGIVLAAERKIYGVVDELQHSRDDLRRLADRDAKTRLYNTAYMIEQLKTEIDVADEHSAPFSVLMLDIDYFKKYNDKFGHVQGDVLLTQLADLLTRLTRSRDTLGRFGGEEFLLLMRGAGEDEAREAAFRLQRAVSTHGFPGEDSQPGGRLTVSIGLIAYRPGMTAEQMLHHADGAMYAAKEAGRNQVCISDGQTFTRDGDKIIRVADIAFASDTIGQLIEKLETASRRQIPSAHVSTLMGFLKALDSRESNTAQHSLLVNKIAMSIGQNMGLSEKELLQLNWGTLLHDIGKLAIADSILLKPGSLTPEEYEAVKLHPTFGYDLLKNNDYLDAANKIILYHHERWDGDGYPYGLKGTQIPYLARICAVADAAASMAEDRPYRKALTPAGIVAEIRRNAQTQFDPGIVAVFGILASCVLPAVADARLMNEIKTVPGA, encoded by the coding sequence GTGATAGACCGCATCGGCTTCTCCCGGCAATTCGCCAAAAGAATGCGCCTCCTCGCGGTGGTGACCTGGATCATCATCAGCATTGCTATGCCCGCCACCTACCTTGCCCTCAGCTACGGCGACCGCCACCGTTCCGCCGACCTGCGCGGCGAACTCCTCGCCGACAACATCAAACAAGCCATCCACGACAACCCCGAACTCTGGCACTTCGACATCCCGCGCTTCCTCGAAGTCGCCCACCGGTTCCCCGACTCCGAGCCCATCGTCTCCGTCCGGATCTTCACCGACACCGGCGTCCTCGCCTACGAGGAAAAATCCGGCCCGGCCGCCATCCTCGACATGACCACCCGCACCCCCATCAGATACAACAACCGCGTCTACGGCACCCTCGAAATCGTCGAAAGCATCGACCACCTCTTCCTCTCCTCCTTCCTCGCCCTCAGCCTCTTCTGCCTGCTCGGCGCCGCCATCGCCTACACCATATACCGCTTCCCGCTCGGCATCGTCCTCGCCGCCGAGCGGAAAATCTACGGCGTTGTCGACGAACTGCAGCACTCCCGCGACGACCTGCGCCGGCTCGCCGACCGCGACGCCAAAACCCGCCTCTACAACACCGCCTACATGATCGAACAGCTCAAAACCGAAATCGACGTGGCCGACGAACACAGCGCCCCCTTCTCCGTCCTCATGCTCGACATCGACTACTTTAAAAAATACAACGACAAATTCGGCCACGTCCAAGGCGACGTCCTGCTCACCCAGCTCGCCGACCTCCTTACGCGCCTCACCCGCAGCCGCGACACCCTCGGCCGCTTCGGCGGCGAGGAATTCCTCCTCCTCATGCGCGGCGCCGGCGAGGACGAAGCCCGCGAAGCGGCCTTTCGCCTCCAGCGGGCCGTCTCCACCCACGGCTTCCCCGGCGAAGACAGCCAGCCGGGCGGCCGGCTAACCGTCAGCATCGGCCTCATCGCCTACCGGCCCGGCATGACCGCCGAACAAATGCTCCACCACGCCGACGGGGCCATGTACGCCGCCAAAGAAGCGGGACGCAACCAGGTCTGCATAAGCGACGGCCAAACCTTCACCAGGGACGGCGACAAAATCATCCGCGTCGCCGACATCGCCTTCGCCAGCGACACCATCGGCCAGCTCATCGAAAAGCTCGAAACCGCCTCCCGCCGGCAGATACCCTCCGCTCACGTCTCCACCCTCATGGGCTTCCTCAAAGCCCTCGACTCGCGGGAAAGCAACACCGCCCAACACTCCCTCCTCGTCAACAAAATCGCCATGTCCATCGGCCAAAACATGGGCCTCTCCGAAAAAGAACTCCTCCAGCTCAACTGGGGCACCCTTCTCCACGACATCGGCAAACTCGCCATAGCCGACTCCATCCTCCTCAAACCCGGCTCCCTCACCCCCGAAGAATACGAAGCCGTCAAACTCCACCCCACCTTCGGCTACGACCTCCTCAAAAACAACGACTATCTCGACGCCGCCAACAAAATCATCCTCTACCACCACGAGCGCTGGGACGGCGACGGTTACCCCTACGGCCTCAAAGGCACCCAGATACCCTACCTCGCGCGCATCTGCGCCGTCGCCGACGCCGCCGCCTCCATGGCCGAAGACCGGCCCTACCGCAAAGCCCTCACCCCCGCAGGCATCGTCGCCGAAATCCGGCGCAACGCCCAAACCCAGTTCGACCCCGGCATCGTCGCCGTCTTCGGCATCCTCGCCTCCT